The following are from one region of the Deltaproteobacteria bacterium PRO3 genome:
- a CDS encoding pantoate--beta-alanine ligase, with product MRQIESIREMQEWSAEQRVAGKRLALVPTMGYLHEGHLSLVDEARRRADRVAMSIFVNPTQFGPNEDFEKYPRDLPRDRALAESRGVDVLFVPAAAEMYPPGDQTAVTVSELSRGLCGAFRPGHFRGVATVVAKLFLIAQPHVAVFGEKDYQQLKIIQRMARDLHIPVEVVGLPTLREKEGLAMSSRNAYLGEAERAEALNISRAIAAAQDAAQGGERRTALLRERALAVLAEGKNTIVQYLEIVDAETLEPVETLDRPSRIILAVYLNGKRLIDNGPL from the coding sequence ATGCGGCAAATCGAGTCGATTCGCGAGATGCAGGAGTGGAGCGCCGAACAGCGCGTCGCCGGGAAGCGACTTGCCCTGGTGCCGACGATGGGCTACCTCCACGAGGGGCACTTGAGCCTCGTCGACGAGGCGCGGCGCCGCGCCGATCGGGTCGCGATGTCGATCTTCGTCAATCCGACCCAGTTCGGCCCCAACGAGGATTTTGAAAAATACCCGCGCGACCTGCCCCGCGACCGCGCCCTGGCCGAGTCGCGCGGGGTGGACGTCCTCTTCGTCCCCGCCGCGGCCGAGATGTACCCGCCCGGCGACCAGACGGCCGTCACCGTTTCCGAGCTGAGTCGCGGACTCTGCGGCGCCTTCCGCCCCGGCCACTTCCGCGGGGTCGCCACCGTCGTCGCCAAGCTCTTCCTCATCGCCCAGCCCCACGTGGCGGTCTTCGGCGAGAAGGACTACCAGCAGCTGAAGATCATCCAGCGCATGGCGCGGGACCTGCACATACCGGTGGAGGTGGTGGGCCTGCCCACCCTGCGGGAAAAGGAAGGTCTGGCGATGAGCTCCCGCAACGCCTACCTGGGCGAGGCCGAGCGGGCCGAGGCCTTGAACATCTCGCGCGCCATCGCGGCGGCGCAGGACGCGGCGCAAGGCGGAGAGCGTCGGACCGCCTTGCTGCGCGAGCGGGCCTTGGCGGTGCTGGCGGAGGGAAAGAACACCATCGTCCAGTACCTCGAGATCGTCGATGCGGAGACGCTCGAGCCGGTGGAGACCTTGGACAGACCTTCGCGAATTATTTTGGCTGTTTATTTAAACGGCAAACGCCTTATCGACAACGGTCCGCTGTAG